TTATCATTTCAACATACGCTGGCTATACGATTTCAGTCGGCTTTAACTTGTGGATGCTTTCTAAATATGTTATAAAGGCAACATAAGCTTTTTTAAAGGCAGAGAACACTCTGTCTTTTTCTATGTTTACAAGATTTTTCTTAAAAAAACGTTTTCAAAATAATTTTTCTATTGAAATTTAATCGTTTGTTTCATATGCTGAAAATAGCGGTTCAAAAACTGTTGTTTAAGTGAGGTAGATTCCCACATGTAAAAAGAATCGGGGTGATAGTATGTTAAATATTTATTTAACAGACCGAAACGGAAAACTACAAGAGATTGAGGAAATGCAAAAGGGCTGCTGGATTAATGTACTTCATCCAACAGAAGAAGAAATTCAGTATCTAGTACAAACTTTAAATGTAGACTTAGATTTCATTAAAGACCCTTTGGATGATGAAGAACGCTCTCGTATTGAAAAGGAAGACAATAATACTTTAATTATCGTGGATATTCCGACAGTCAGACATGATGAAGAAGGAAATTCAATTTATGACACGATTCCAATAGGTATGATTGTAATGCCAGATTGTTTTGTTACTATTTGCTTAGAAGAAAATCCAATTTTTGAACGCTTTATTAATCAACGTATTAAAGAATTTTATACGTTTAAAAAGACGCGCTTCGCACTTCAGCTCTTATATACAATTTCTACTTATTATTTAAGGTACTTAAAGCAAATTAATCGAAAAACAATCGATTTAGAGCACCAATTAAATAAGTCGATGAAAAATAAAGAAATTTTCACATTGCTCGGCCTTGAAAAAAGTTTAGTTTATTTTACAACATCATTAAAGGCAAATAAAATTGTAATTCAAAAATTAATGCGAAACAGTACATTTTTGAAAATGTATGAAGACGATCAAGATTTACTAGAAGATGTATTAATTGAGAATAAGCAGGCTATTGAAATGGCGGAAATATATAGTCACATCTTAAGTGGAATGATGAATACATTTAGTTCGGTTATTTCTAACAATTTAAATAGTGTTATGAAACTGTTGACTTCTATTACAATCATTTTATCATTACCAACGATGGTTTCTAGTTTCTTTGGAATGAATGTAAAGGTTCCATTTGAAGGGGAAGCATATGGTTTTGTAATTGTACTTATAATATGTGTAACATTATCTTTCACTTTAGCATTTGTTTTTTGGAAGAAACGTTACTTTTAATGATAAGAAAGCTGCTCTAGCATAGTTATAAAACTGCGCTAGAGCAGCTTTTTTTGCTATAAAATCTCAATTTTGGAACAGAATATAACTTGTGAAATGTAATTTGTATGAAGGTTATGAATTCCATATAACTCTTGTTCAAATAATAAAATGGAGTTAAAATTACATATTGTTAATGAAAAGTTGGAGGAAATACATCATGGAATTGTTTCAATTACCGAAAGCATTCCTGCAAATGAATACAATCTTTATCTCAATATTAATCGAAGCACTTCCTTTTGTGCTAATTGGTGTATTTATTTCTGGATTCATTCAAATGTTTGTGACAGAAGATATGGTGGCAAAATGGATGCCTAAAAACCGATTTCTGTCTGTTTTATTAGCTACTTTTTTAGGTATGATGTTTCCTGGGTGTGAATGTGGAATTGTTCCGATTGTAAGACGATTAATCGGAAAAGGGGTTCCACCCTATGCAGGAATTGCATTTATGTTAACTGGACCGATTATTAATCCAGTTGTATTATTTGCAACATATGTTGCTTTTGGAAGTAGTATGCACATGGTATGGTATCGTTCTATTGTGGCGATTATCGTAGCAATTATCGTTGGAATTATATTATCATTTATGTTTAAAGAACATCAATTAAGAGATGATCACTTCCCAGAAGTGAATCATAAGCGTCCGTTACGTAAAAAAATGTGGGATGTATGTACACATGCTGTTGAGGAATTCTTCTCAATGGGAAAATACTTAGTGTTAGGAGCGTTAATTGCTGCTGCAGTTCAAACGTTTGTACAAACTTCAACATTGCTTGCTATTGGACAAGGTCCGTTTTCTTCATCAGCTGTAATGATGGGACTTGCTTTTATTTTATCACTTTGTTCAGAGGCAGATGCATTTATTGCTTCTTCGTTCCAAAGTACATTTTCAACAGCGTCACTAGTCGCGTTCCTCGTATATGGACCGA
This Bacillus mycoides DNA region includes the following protein-coding sequences:
- a CDS encoding permease, producing the protein MELFQLPKAFLQMNTIFISILIEALPFVLIGVFISGFIQMFVTEDMVAKWMPKNRFLSVLLATFLGMMFPGCECGIVPIVRRLIGKGVPPYAGIAFMLTGPIINPVVLFATYVAFGSSMHMVWYRSIVAIIVAIIVGIILSFMFKEHQLRDDHFPEVNHKRPLRKKMWDVCTHAVEEFFSMGKYLVLGALIAAAVQTFVQTSTLLAIGQGPFSSSAVMMGLAFILSLCSEADAFIASSFQSTFSTASLVAFLVYGPMVDIKNMFMMLATFKTKFVIVVTVTVTLVVYASSLLIYAMGW
- a CDS encoding magnesium transporter CorA family protein; translated protein: MLNIYLTDRNGKLQEIEEMQKGCWINVLHPTEEEIQYLVQTLNVDLDFIKDPLDDEERSRIEKEDNNTLIIVDIPTVRHDEEGNSIYDTIPIGMIVMPDCFVTICLEENPIFERFINQRIKEFYTFKKTRFALQLLYTISTYYLRYLKQINRKTIDLEHQLNKSMKNKEIFTLLGLEKSLVYFTTSLKANKIVIQKLMRNSTFLKMYEDDQDLLEDVLIENKQAIEMAEIYSHILSGMMNTFSSVISNNLNSVMKLLTSITIILSLPTMVSSFFGMNVKVPFEGEAYGFVIVLIICVTLSFTLAFVFWKKRYF